Proteins from one Chiloscyllium plagiosum isolate BGI_BamShark_2017 chromosome 49, ASM401019v2, whole genome shotgun sequence genomic window:
- the LOC122544461 gene encoding zinc finger protein 239-like, which produces MNKSWKCGHCRKGFHYPSAFEIHEHRHTGERPFICFLCEKGFSAISNLLTVQQVHAVGRPFMSDCRKGLADISTQLTHKLIHTWKKVFPCLDCAKGFTNSANLLRHKQVHTRERPYTCCECGKGFAQSSGLVIHQRIHTGERPFSCSQCGKGFTDSHTLLQHERVHTGERPFVCSQCGRGFTQLSNLQAHQRVHTGERPFTCSQCGKGFTQSSHLQVHQRVHTGERPFTCSQCGKGFTCSSHLQAHQRVHTREKPFICSLCGKGFSHLSNLQTHQQVHTGERPYACSQCGKEFTRLSNLQRHQRVHTGERPFTCSQCGKGFSHLSNLQAHQRVHTGERPFTCFQCGKGFTQLSNLKRHQRVHTGERPFTCSRCAKGFTRLSSLQEHQRVHK; this is translated from the coding sequence ATGAATAAATCCTGGAAATGTGGGCACTGTAGAAAGGGATTCCATTACCCATCTGCATTTGAGATTCATGAGCACAGACAtactggggagagaccgttcatcTGTTTtctgtgtgagaaaggattcagtgCTATCTCTAAtctgctgacagtgcagcaagtTCATGCTGTGGGCAGGCCATTCATGTCTGACTGTAGGAAGGGACTTGCTGATATATCTACCCAACTGACACACAAGCTTATTCACACGTGGAAAAAGGTATTCCCCTGCTTGGATTGTGCGAAGGGATTCACCAATTCAGCAAACCTATTGAGACACAAGCAAGTTCACACTAGGGAGAGACCGTATACTTGCTgtgagtgtgggaaaggatttgcTCAGTCGTCTGGCTTGGTTATTCACCAAcgtattcacactggggagaggccattctcctgctctcagtgtgggaagggattcactgatTCGCACACCCTGTTGCAACATGAAcgagttcacaccggggagaggccttTTGTCTGTTCTCAGTGCGGGAGGGGATTCACGCAGTTATCCAACCTGCAAGctcaccagcgggttcacactggagagaggccattcacctgttctcagtgcgggaagggattTACACAGTCATCCCACCTGCAggtacaccagcgagttcacactggggagaggccattcacctgttctcagtgtgggaagggattcacatGTTCATCCCATCTGCAAGCAcaccaacgagtccacaccaggGAGAAGCCATTCATTTGCTCtctgtgtgggaagggattctcTCACTTATCCAACCTGCaaacacaccagcaggttcacactggggagaggccatatgcctgctctcagtgtgggaagGAATTTACTCGATTATCCAACCTGCAgagacaccagcgagttcacaccggggagaggccattcacctgctctcagtgtgggaagggattctcTCACTTATCCAACCTGCAagcacaccagcgagttcacactggggagaggccattcacctgctttcagtgcgggaagggattcactcaattaTCCAACCTGAAGAGACACCAGCgcgttcacactggagagaggcctTTCACCTGCTCTCGGTGTGCAAAGGGATTCACTCGATTGTCCAGCCTGCAGgaacaccagcgagttcacaaaTGA